The segment GACGCATATAATACCTGTAATCATAAGCAAATTCTCAACAATAGTTCCACCTATGCCATATACTCCTACCTGGTGATTGTTATAAAATGCTTTGATAAAATATTGGTCTGCCTTTAATAATAACATATACAAAATGCCAGCGATATAGGCCTTCGAATTAAACAAAATATTCTCTTTGAAAAATCCCATATCCCATTGCAGCGGCCAGATATTCAACAGAGACTTTTTATGAGCAACTATAGTAAACACGAGGTATTCTAAAGTCATAAAAATAGTAATGCTAAGTATGGAAATGCACTCGAGGTAATAGCTAACACCTATAAAAATTAGATAAGCTAATCTCGTCGCCAAATCGACCTGTTGCATGAAGAGATTCTGATCTAGACCGAGCAAAAATGACCTGTAAATAAGTGAAAAAGAATAAATAGCATAGCATAGCACAAATACAATACGCAAGCTATCTGACTGAAACTGAAAATAATATCCGAAACCAATTAAAGACACAATAATGACTATAATACTAAAAGCTGTGATAATAAAACACGTGGTGAGATACAAATGCAATTTCTCAGGCTTTTTGCCTGCATAGTAGATGGCACTGCCATTAAATCCAAAATTGAGAAAGGTAGCGAAAAGTACAAGCGAACTAATAAATAAGCCATAGAGCCCACTCTGTGCTTCTCCGAGTTCGCGTCGCATGACAAAACCTGTGAAAAGATTGATTAGGACTACCCCGCCGCGCATCAGCACATTGGCAGAAAATATTTTAAGCAATCGATTATACTTCTCGAGATAAAAATCAAATTGTGTTTTCCACGTTTCCATCAAGCTAAAATTTCAGCGACATGAACTCTTATATTGTCGGCTATCTTATCCATCGGGATATCATTTTCATCGCCACTAAACGGGTCTTCTATTTCCTCTGCCACCAGTTCCATACCTAGCATAGTGTAGAAAACTAAAGCGACAATAGGTACACACCAATAGCCCAAGGTGAAACTCAATCCTACAGGCATAGTAGCTATATAGAAAAAAACTACTTTTTTGATAAAGGCAGAATAGCTATAGGGAATCGGAGTATTTTTGATTCGCTCGCAGGCTCCACATATATCTGCAAAATTGGATAATTCTATATTGATAAGACGCATATCGTCTGCACTGAGGCTCCCCGTTTTATACAAATCGTAGGTTTTTTGAAAGATTAATTTTGCTATTTGATTCGGAACGTGTTTCGAGTCATCAATATCTATTTCTGGGTGAGACAAATCATCGAGCATCAACCGAGTCTTTTCTTTCAAGAGGTGAGCCTTTAGGTGCTCCGCAAATAAGGGTATAGTTTGGCGATAAAAATCTCTATCTGCTTCGCTGCTTGGTATCATGGCATTTATCTTAATGGCCAAATTCCGTGAAGAATTGACTAGGCTACCCCATAGCTTGCGCCCTTCCCACCATCTGTCGTAGGCAGTATTCGTGCGAAATACCAATAGTATAGAAATAGCAAAGCCAAGAAAAGTTTGAAGCATCAGCACATTTTTTACAGGATGGTCTTGTGGTAATTTGAGAACATCCTGCTCTATGTACACTATAATGATCGTAAAAATACATACCGCCAATATCAACCAAGCCATCAGATGAAAAGATGAAGTCTGATGAGGCTTCAATAATAAGCTAAACCAATCTCTGGGATTATATACTCGCATTTCTATATTTAGTGAGTAAAACTAAGACAAATAAAATATATACCTTTGATGTAAATTTGCAGCATAATGAATAATAAAAAATTAGCCTTTATATCAGGAGCAACGTCTGGTATAGGAAAAGCAGCAGCCATACTTTTTGCTCAGAACAACTGGGATCTCGTAATTTCAGGCAGAAGAAAGCCTCGACTTGAAGAACTGACTCGTGATCTTGAGACTTCGTATGGCGTAACTGTTCTGCCACTTTGCTTTGATATAGCAGATAGAGCGGCCCTTCGCAATAGCATTGAACAGAAAAAAGAAATTATATCATCTGTAAACGTACTAGTAAATAATGCTGGACTGGCATTAGGCAAATCAAGTTTCCAAGAAGGATTAGATGCTGACTGGGAAATGATGATAGACACCAATCTTAAAGGTTTAATCTATCTCACAAAGGAAATCGTACCTTTTATGGTAAAAAATAAATCAGGCCACATCATCAATGTGAGTAGCACTGCTGCTAGAGATATGTATCTTGGTGGCAATGTCTATAGCGCCACTAAAAGCGCAGTAGATGCTTTGACTAAAAGTCTTCGCCTTGACCTATTGGAACACAATATAAAGGTGAGTAGTATAGCCCCAGGCATGGTTCATACAGAGTTTTCTGAGGTTCGTTTTCATGGAAATAAAGAACTTGCTGACAATGTTTATAAGGGTTTCGAACCTCTATCAGCTCATGATGTTGCCGATGCCATTCTTTATATAGCTAGCAGACCTGCACATGTGCATATTGGAGACCTATTGATTACATGCACGGCTCAGGCAAATTCAAATGTTGTATATAAGAGTTAAAAAAATATCTTAGCGTCTTGTAAATAAAGACTTTTTATAGAACTATCAAAATAATTAGGTCGATTTCCATTTTTTTTGTATTATCTTTGCATATACTTAACCAGTGATTCTGTACACCTTTAAATTTTTCATTTAAATGACTAAGAGAAAATTATTATTTCTAACTTCTGAGTTAGAGCCATTCAACAATCTATCTGATATAGCTACAAAAATTTCTGAACTTCCAAACGAACTAGCATCATGCGGACTTGATGTAAGAATACTCATGCCACGTTTTGGAACAATAAATGAAAGAAGGCATAAATTGCATGAGGTTGTACGATTGAGTGGTATCAATGTCATGTTTAACGATGAGGACTTTGCCTTGACAGTTAAAGTGGCTTCACTTCCTAATTCGAAGCATAGATTGCAAATATATTTTCTCCACAATGATGATTTCTATAATCGTAAAAATGACTATCTTGATGATAACGGGAAATTCTTTGAAGATAACTCTGAGAGAATGATATTTTTCAATAGGGGAGTTATGGAGACGGTTCGTAAATTTGGGTGGGCGCCTGATTTCATAATTTGTAATGGATGGATGACTAGCTTGGTTCCTTTTTATGCAAGAACTA is part of the Chitinophagales bacterium genome and harbors:
- a CDS encoding polysaccharide biosynthesis C-terminal domain-containing protein; the protein is METWKTQFDFYLEKYNRLLKIFSANVLMRGGVVLINLFTGFVMRRELGEAQSGLYGLFISSLVLFATFLNFGFNGSAIYYAGKKPEKLHLYLTTCFIITAFSIIVIIVSLIGFGYYFQFQSDSLRIVFVLCYAIYSFSLIYRSFLLGLDQNLFMQQVDLATRLAYLIFIGVSYYLECISILSITIFMTLEYLVFTIVAHKKSLLNIWPLQWDMGFFKENILFNSKAYIAGILYMLLLKADQYFIKAFYNNHQVGVYGIGGTIVENLLMITGIICVMYLPKILANDNLIAVLDKSKKMLMLIVLISIGLAFVIYIMSPWLYLWYYKKHNPEGVNCLRILLIGFITLSIFIFNYNIYFSIRLKKSLLIILGLGVLLNLGLNFIYLPQHGIIASAWASSISYSLVAILSVIDLFYLKRRNFINKKLEFDAEQI
- a CDS encoding SDR family NAD(P)-dependent oxidoreductase, translated to MNNKKLAFISGATSGIGKAAAILFAQNNWDLVISGRRKPRLEELTRDLETSYGVTVLPLCFDIADRAALRNSIEQKKEIISSVNVLVNNAGLALGKSSFQEGLDADWEMMIDTNLKGLIYLTKEIVPFMVKNKSGHIINVSSTAARDMYLGGNVYSATKSAVDALTKSLRLDLLEHNIKVSSIAPGMVHTEFSEVRFHGNKELADNVYKGFEPLSAHDVADAILYIASRPAHVHIGDLLITCTAQANSNVVYKS
- a CDS encoding glycogen/starch synthase, whose protein sequence is MTKRKLLFLTSELEPFNNLSDIATKISELPNELASCGLDVRILMPRFGTINERRHKLHEVVRLSGINVMFNDEDFALTVKVASLPNSKHRLQIYFLHNDDFYNRKNDYLDDNGKFFEDNSERMIFFNRGVMETVRKFGWAPDFIICNGWMTSLVPFYARTIYGSDPIFSESKIFFNVFDEGFKNSLESKFLEKALLDGVIKEDKGIEYKPATHTALCKGAIQYADAIVLNTHSIDSELNKCIMNSKKPTFNRDLPNENPKAFFEFIDVFKPVVESEGA
- a CDS encoding bestrophin family protein: MRVYNPRDWFSLLLKPHQTSSFHLMAWLILAVCIFTIIIVYIEQDVLKLPQDHPVKNVLMLQTFLGFAISILLVFRTNTAYDRWWEGRKLWGSLVNSSRNLAIKINAMIPSSEADRDFYRQTIPLFAEHLKAHLLKEKTRLMLDDLSHPEIDIDDSKHVPNQIAKLIFQKTYDLYKTGSLSADDMRLINIELSNFADICGACERIKNTPIPYSYSAFIKKVVFFYIATMPVGLSFTLGYWCVPIVALVFYTMLGMELVAEEIEDPFSGDENDIPMDKIADNIRVHVAEILA